The following are from one region of the Prionailurus bengalensis isolate Pbe53 chromosome A2, Fcat_Pben_1.1_paternal_pri, whole genome shotgun sequence genome:
- the LOC122488662 gene encoding olfactory receptor 7G3-like → MESENQTQVSEFLLLGLSEDPELQPLLFGLFLSMYLVSVLGNLLIILAVSSDSHLHTPMYFFLSNLSFVDISFTSTIVPKMLVNIQTQSKSITYRGCLIQVYFFMVFICMDNLLLTTMAYDRYVAICHPLYYRVIMNPRLCGLLILLSLFISIMNALLHSLMLVHLSFCTDLKIPHFFCELAQILELACSDTLINNVLVYLVTSLLGVGPLSGIIFSYTRIVSSILRIPSTGGKFKAFSTCGSHLSVVCLFYGTCVGVYLSSASSLSPRKRAVASVMYTVVTPMMNPFIYSLRNRDIKGALRKLISGMSSFS, encoded by the coding sequence ATGGAATCAGAAAACCAGACACAAGTATCAGAATTCCTCCTCCTGGGTCTCTCGGAGGATCCAGAACTGCAGCCCCTCCTGTTTGGGCTGTTCCTGTCCATGTACCTGGTCAGCGTGCTCGGGAACCTGCTCATTATCCTGGCCGTCAGCTCTgactcccacctccacacccccatgtacttcttcctctccaacctGTCCTTTGTTGACATCTCCTTCACCTCCACTATAGTCCCCAAAATGCTGGTGAACATCCAAACACAGAGCAAATCTATCACTTATAGAGGCTGTCTCATTCAAGTATACTTTTTCATGGTTTTTATATGTATGGACAATTTACTCCTAACTACGATGGCttatgaccgctatgtggccatctgccaCCCTCTGTATTACAGGGTCATCATGAACCCTCGCCTCTGTGGCCTGCTGATTCTTCTCTCCTTGTTCATTAGCATTATGAATGCCCTGCTCCACAGTCTGATGCTGGTGCACCTGTCCTTCTGCACAGACTTGAAAATCCCCCATTTCTTCTGTGAGCTTGCTCAAATCCTTGAACTTGCCTGTTCTGATACTCTTATCAATAATGTCCTGGTGTATTTAGTGACTAGCCTGTTGGGTGTTGGTCCTCTCTCAGGGATAATTTTCTCTTACACCCGAATTGTCTCCTCCATCTTGAGAATCCCATCAACTGGTGGAAAATTCAAAGCTTTTTCCACCTGTGGGTCTCACCTGTCTGTTGTTTGCTTATTCTATGGGACTTGTGTTGGAGTCTACCTTAGTTctgcatcttctctctctcccaggaaGAGGGCAGTGGCCTCAGTGATGTACACGGTAGTCACTCCCATGATGAACCCCTTtatctacagcctgaggaacaggGACATCAAGGGAGCCTTGAGGAAACTCATCTCTGGAATGTCTTCGTTTTCATGA